One stretch of Egibacteraceae bacterium DNA includes these proteins:
- the polX gene encoding DNA polymerase/3'-5' exonuclease PolX, protein MSWTNEDVAARFAEIATLLRLRGDDPFRVRAYERAAATIGAAAVDLSTLEPAEIARLKGIGTSTAKKITEYLRTGTIGMLEELRGDIPAGLLELIRVPGLGPKTARLLHDELGIDSVERLRAALDAQALRDLPGLGAKTEENLRESLARMGVKDSDRVPAADAIAVAEELVARLREVPGVTDAAYAGSLRRMRETVGDIDVLAASEDPGAVHATLRDSPLVVKVLAAGEKKTSVLTVRGLQADLRVVEPAAWGAALVYFTGSKAHNVRIRERAVRRGLTVNEYGVFDRETGERVAGSSEAEVYAALGMVEVPPPLREDTGEVEAAVAGELPRVVTIADVRGDLHGHSDWSGDGKASLVEMLDAAAARGYAYWAVTDHAEDLSINGLSRERMLAQRAEIARLADRYPTMRILHGAELNIAIDGGLDYDPEFLLGFDFTVASVHSLLRRPPAEQTARILAAMENPAVNVIGHPTGRKIGVRPGYEVDFDAIVGAAVETGTALEVNASPRRLDLGGDLVRRAVQAGAQLAISCDAHSVGDLTSLRYGVATAQRGWATPGDVLNCRDLHGLLAFVAAKRSGQGGRG, encoded by the coding sequence GTGAGCTGGACGAACGAGGACGTGGCCGCGCGGTTCGCCGAGATCGCCACCCTGCTGCGCCTGCGCGGCGACGACCCCTTCCGCGTCCGCGCCTACGAGCGTGCCGCGGCGACGATCGGCGCGGCGGCCGTCGATCTTTCGACCCTCGAGCCGGCGGAGATCGCGCGCCTCAAGGGCATCGGGACGTCGACCGCGAAGAAGATCACCGAGTACCTGCGGACAGGGACGATCGGGATGCTCGAGGAGCTGCGCGGTGACATCCCCGCCGGGCTGCTCGAGCTCATCCGGGTCCCGGGCCTCGGTCCGAAGACCGCCCGGCTCCTCCATGACGAGCTCGGGATCGACTCCGTCGAGCGCCTGCGCGCCGCGCTGGACGCCCAGGCGCTGCGCGACCTCCCGGGACTCGGCGCGAAGACCGAGGAGAACCTCCGCGAGTCGCTTGCCCGCATGGGCGTGAAGGACAGCGACCGTGTCCCGGCGGCCGACGCCATCGCCGTCGCGGAGGAGCTCGTCGCGCGGCTCCGCGAGGTGCCGGGCGTCACCGACGCCGCCTACGCCGGCAGCCTCCGGCGGATGCGCGAGACCGTCGGCGACATCGACGTGCTCGCCGCGAGCGAGGATCCGGGCGCCGTCCACGCGACCCTGCGCGACTCGCCGCTCGTCGTGAAGGTCCTCGCCGCCGGCGAGAAGAAGACAAGCGTGCTCACCGTCCGGGGACTGCAGGCGGACCTGCGCGTCGTCGAGCCGGCGGCGTGGGGTGCGGCGCTCGTGTACTTCACCGGGTCGAAGGCGCACAACGTGCGCATCCGCGAGCGGGCCGTGCGGCGTGGCCTCACGGTGAACGAGTACGGCGTGTTCGACCGGGAGACCGGGGAGCGGGTCGCGGGGTCGTCCGAAGCGGAGGTGTACGCGGCGCTCGGCATGGTCGAGGTGCCCCCGCCGCTGCGCGAGGACACCGGCGAGGTGGAGGCCGCCGTGGCCGGCGAGCTCCCGCGGGTGGTCACCATCGCCGACGTCCGTGGCGACCTCCACGGCCACAGTGACTGGTCGGGCGACGGCAAGGCGAGCCTCGTCGAGATGCTCGACGCGGCGGCCGCCCGAGGCTACGCCTACTGGGCGGTCACCGACCACGCCGAGGACCTGTCCATCAACGGGCTGTCGCGGGAACGCATGCTCGCCCAGCGCGCGGAGATCGCCCGGCTGGCCGACCGCTACCCGACGATGCGCATCCTCCACGGCGCCGAGCTGAACATCGCCATCGACGGCGGGCTCGACTACGACCCGGAGTTCCTGCTCGGGTTCGACTTCACGGTGGCGAGCGTCCACAGCCTGCTCCGCCGGCCACCCGCCGAGCAGACCGCCCGCATCCTGGCCGCCATGGAGAACCCCGCGGTCAACGTCATCGGCCACCCGACCGGCCGCAAGATCGGCGTCCGGCCCGGCTACGAGGTCGACTTCGACGCGATCGTCGGGGCCGCCGTCGAGACCGGCACCGCGCTGGAGGTCAACGCCTCTCCCCGCCGGCTCGACCTCGGGGGGGACCTCGTGCGCCGCGCGGTGCAGGCAGGAGCGCAGCTCGCGATCTCCTGCGACGCCCACTCCGTCGGTGACCTCACGAGCCTGCGCTACGGCGTCGCGACCGCC